A window of the Leptospira brenneri genome harbors these coding sequences:
- a CDS encoding response regulator transcription factor encodes MKKQVYIVDDHPLVVDALQNLIAKSEDLECIGSADNIEKAFNDIEQLQPTLVLIDIQLKQNQNGLQLLKRLRTTFPNIAVIIISMLTDDTFVDRAFKLGAMGYVFKEDTTTQIVEAIHTVLKGDYFVSSSQATRLLGHLYRASQKDEKDPIDRLSNRELEVFLMIGEGMPVKEIAANMGLAPSTIETLRSRIKSKLSITENEKLIRVAVEWKYTQAKTDIVVS; translated from the coding sequence ATGAAGAAACAAGTCTATATCGTTGATGACCACCCTCTTGTAGTAGATGCACTACAAAACTTAATTGCTAAGTCGGAAGATTTAGAGTGCATTGGGAGCGCGGATAATATTGAAAAAGCATTTAACGATATAGAACAACTGCAACCAACTTTGGTATTGATTGATATCCAACTCAAACAAAATCAAAACGGCTTGCAGTTACTCAAACGCCTTAGAACAACTTTTCCTAATATCGCCGTCATCATCATTAGTATGTTGACGGATGATACTTTTGTTGATCGTGCTTTTAAATTAGGTGCGATGGGGTATGTTTTCAAAGAAGACACAACCACTCAAATCGTTGAAGCCATTCATACAGTTCTCAAAGGTGATTATTTTGTAAGTTCTTCACAAGCTACCCGTCTATTGGGGCATTTGTACAGAGCTTCTCAAAAAGACGAAAAAGATCCTATCGACAGATTGTCTAATCGTGAATTAGAAGTGTTTCTAATGATTGGAGAAGGTATGCCGGTAAAAGAAATTGCAGCCAATATGGGGCTTGCACCTTCTACCATTGAGACCTTGCGATCACGGATCAAATCCAAACTCAGCATTACGGAAAACGAAAAACTCATTCGTGTGGCTGTAGAGTGGAAATACACCCAAGCCAAAACCGATATCGTCGTTTCTTAA
- a CDS encoding cytidylyltransferase domain-containing protein, which yields MNGILSTRDCFAFIQARLGSTRFPQKILKSIPETSNTSVLDHIHNRLSTIFPKEQIVFLIPESDFDLITFLNKRNYQYFAGSESDVRDRYRKASIHYKAKHIFRLTGDNPFIDLESIRYLLEAMTIIPDTYYSLSMVGLPLGMGVECFSTESLLYETGEPIPERYTEHVSLHIKEFPDIHKQYRLHPPHLSPFTEVDLGPLRITVDDPKDYEMICKLWAELGEKDPFFSAKDVILFAKKNPKIFAINASVEQVTFQLPKVNRESKKVRIVYADPSIFGTGHWERCKSLSVFLEINGYDVALSLEPDSLSPNLPHILDLRENEFPLTNQFYIDNTNHLPTEPNSSFFLPNPVAPMFETDSISYFSSPLSTMDWNQVTLPGKVLVYAGNLNSEDSKQIDNFLLQFLNQKSKNDSHNINSVTRIGGSPPLDAKIEYLSRVSYTQFLREIQSAEFVLTYFGQTMMESAAKGKNVCLVGITPIHESLGKFAEQKMGIPYLGSLTSLNQITKFPDVFPSPNIKLVRDAHLKILKWLETIYES from the coding sequence ATGAATGGTATACTTTCAACGCGTGATTGTTTTGCCTTCATCCAGGCAAGACTCGGATCCACAAGATTTCCCCAAAAAATCCTAAAATCAATACCAGAAACTTCTAATACTTCTGTTTTGGATCATATTCACAACAGGCTCTCTACTATTTTTCCAAAAGAACAAATCGTATTTTTAATTCCAGAATCTGATTTTGATCTCATTACTTTTTTAAACAAAAGAAATTATCAATATTTTGCAGGATCCGAATCCGATGTAAGAGATCGCTATCGAAAGGCTAGCATTCATTATAAAGCCAAACATATCTTTCGCTTAACGGGCGATAACCCTTTCATTGATCTCGAATCGATTCGATATTTGTTGGAAGCAATGACAATAATCCCTGATACTTATTACAGTCTTTCAATGGTTGGACTGCCTTTGGGTATGGGGGTAGAGTGTTTTTCGACAGAATCTCTTCTTTATGAAACAGGGGAACCCATTCCAGAAAGATATACAGAACATGTTTCTTTACATATCAAAGAGTTTCCAGACATTCACAAACAATATAGACTTCATCCTCCCCACCTATCTCCATTCACTGAAGTAGATCTTGGACCTCTTCGCATCACGGTAGATGACCCTAAAGATTATGAGATGATTTGTAAACTATGGGCGGAGTTAGGAGAGAAAGACCCTTTTTTTAGTGCAAAGGATGTGATTCTTTTCGCAAAAAAAAATCCTAAAATTTTTGCGATCAATGCATCTGTAGAACAAGTCACCTTCCAACTACCGAAAGTGAATCGAGAATCAAAAAAAGTGAGGATCGTCTATGCAGATCCTAGTATATTTGGAACAGGACATTGGGAACGTTGTAAATCTTTATCTGTATTTTTGGAAATCAATGGATACGATGTTGCACTTTCTTTAGAACCCGATTCTCTTTCTCCAAATCTTCCCCACATCTTAGATCTCAGGGAAAATGAATTCCCGTTAACAAATCAGTTTTATATTGATAATACAAACCATTTACCTACAGAACCCAATTCCAGTTTCTTTTTACCGAACCCTGTTGCACCAATGTTTGAAACTGATTCGATATCTTATTTTAGTTCCCCACTTTCTACCATGGATTGGAACCAAGTTACCCTTCCGGGAAAAGTCCTTGTTTATGCTGGTAATCTAAATTCGGAAGACTCAAAACAAATTGATAACTTTTTATTACAATTTTTGAATCAAAAATCGAAAAATGATTCGCATAACATAAACTCAGTGACACGTATCGGAGGAAGTCCACCACTTGATGCAAAAATTGAATATCTTTCTCGGGTTTCTTATACCCAGTTTCTAAGAGAAATTCAATCAGCAGAATTTGTTCTGACTTATTTTGGTCAAACCATGATGGAATCCGCTGCCAAAGGAAAAAATGTTTGTTTAGTCGGAATTACACCCATACACGAATCTCTCGGAAAATTTGCAGAACAAAAGATGGGAATTCCTTACTTAGGATCTTTAACTTCTTTAAATCAAATCACAAAATTTCCTGACGTTTTTCCAAGTCCAAATATAAAATTAGTTCGCGATGCTCACTTAAAAATTTTGAAATGGTTAGAAACAATTTATGAAAGCTAA
- a CDS encoding tetratricopeptide repeat protein: protein MKAKIQILIICFLLFGSLHSIFSQTEDKETIEINTKIELEKVSRNIINALRYGRFVLADTEWKKIQSDLYKSYPEYDYLNGSLLYSRMEWQEAKESLNKALKKEPNHEAASFLLGMIYAQEDSWSEAKDTWMETNQISPYNPFYHYNLGLAYFILKDYNNAILSLNKSLEYKANYNEAKLILAKTYLELNETEKAKIELTTILEQDPKHIQASHLMGRVVYSTEKDPKKSLTYLKNPRFLGWREKKVFARCYFEIRKWRDAENLLRPIAYSPFADEYDQSFYLNLLLNLGYDERANDFFHFIQKQSQNESKIAEAYRMLLSSREGKDLLYHYFKLRY, encoded by the coding sequence ATGAAAGCTAAAATTCAAATTTTAATAATCTGTTTTCTTCTCTTTGGTTCTTTACACTCTATCTTTTCACAAACAGAGGATAAAGAAACGATCGAAATCAATACAAAGATTGAATTAGAAAAAGTAAGCCGTAACATTATCAACGCACTTCGTTATGGAAGATTTGTTTTAGCTGATACTGAATGGAAAAAAATCCAATCTGATTTATACAAATCCTATCCTGAATATGACTACTTAAACGGCAGTCTTTTATACTCTCGGATGGAATGGCAAGAAGCAAAGGAAAGTTTAAACAAAGCTCTAAAAAAAGAACCCAACCATGAAGCAGCCAGTTTCCTACTAGGAATGATTTATGCACAAGAAGACAGTTGGTCCGAGGCAAAAGATACATGGATGGAAACCAATCAAATTTCACCTTATAATCCTTTTTATCATTATAATTTAGGCCTTGCCTATTTTATATTAAAAGATTATAACAACGCAATTTTATCTTTAAACAAGTCTTTAGAATATAAAGCAAACTATAACGAAGCTAAACTCATTTTGGCAAAAACTTATTTAGAACTCAATGAAACAGAAAAAGCTAAAATAGAACTCACTACTATTTTAGAACAAGATCCAAAACATATACAGGCTTCTCATTTAATGGGTCGTGTGGTTTATTCTACAGAAAAAGATCCTAAAAAATCCCTAACCTATTTAAAAAACCCAAGGTTTCTTGGATGGAGAGAAAAAAAAGTATTCGCAAGATGTTATTTTGAAATTCGCAAATGGAGAGATGCCGAAAACTTACTTAGGCCAATCGCCTACTCTCCGTTTGCTGATGAATACGACCAAAGTTTTTATTTGAATTTACTTTTGAATTTAGGCTACGATGAAAGAGCAAACGACTTCTTTCATTTCATTCAAAAACAATCACAAAACGAATCCAAAATAGCAGAAGCATATAGAATGTTACTCTCTTCCCGTGAAGGAAAAGATTTACTCTATCATTATTTCAAACTTCGATACTAG